From Trachemys scripta elegans isolate TJP31775 chromosome 18, CAS_Tse_1.0, whole genome shotgun sequence:
cagggaaccaAAACCTTTTTGGCTCAATTATTCCCCATAAACGAAAGGGGGCTGGATCTGTCTCCCAGCATTCACCACTAGGGCGTAAGAGTCTTGGCACAACCCAGAGGCAGATCCCACAAGATAGATGCATGCAACAGTTCCTCCCAGAAATGTCCCATACAGAACACCCATGGGCAACGGTACCTGCCAGAACGCCACAAAAcatatgcaggaaaaaaaaaaacacttgccAGAACCACACCCATCTCCATAAAACTGCTCTTGGTAGCCCAGCCCCCGTGGCACCTACAGTATTGCACCCCAGAGAGCAGCCAGGCCCATGCAGAGTGCCCAGGTGCAATGGGACTTGCCTGTAAAACCACACCTCTCAGAGCCAGGTACTTCTAGAAATTGTGACTATAGTACAAGGGTCACACTTCCCCCACAGCTCCAAATGCAGCAGAATAGTTTATATGCCTGGCATTAGCATTAATCCTTTTATAGCAAACAAACACTGCCATTATCCCCCAGGCTCATTGCGAACACAAGCACCGCACACCTGTTTGacagttattttaaatatattatcttGCCAAGCCCATGGCCTGTTACAAAAGACAAATAAGATGAATACATTTCTTAAACCCACAAAACACTGTGACAACCTTCTTAGCAGCAGGTCCTCAGcacacaaggtgctgagcacattaGGGTGCTCAAGGCAATGGGAATTCAGGTCATTCtgcatctcaccagatcaggacCTTAGTCCTTAACATACAGTACAACAGAGGAACCTTGGAAGCAGGTGTGAAGCCAGTGTTTCTGAATGAATCTGAAGGTATGAGGCAATGAAAGCAAGGTTGGCCCCTGCTCTCCCTCTAGAGATGGTAATCGTCACAATCCCGATCCTGGTTCTTACAGGTCCCAATGCACTGTTATCCTTCTCACTGGGACCACAAGTCCACATCGCTGTAACTCTTCATCCCAGGACTGTCAACTCGGAGAAGGACCGAATAGCATCAGAGTCTGCTTGTAGATAGCAACTGGCCACATACCAAACTGAAAATCCATCACATCGCCCACTCCTTAGCATTCCCATTGTAGGTGATCTGCACGCACTTATTAGATGAATCTCTCAAAATATCACAGTATCTTTGGTTTCCCCAGTGTCCATCAGAGGGTCCCAAGCCCTCTACAGAGACTTCCTGATTCCATGTGTCCCTACATTTGAGGTACCCTAGAGAAATCCTGGGTGCTCTGCCAGGGGAGATGTTGGGAACCCTTTAGTCTATACAGGGATCTAGCCAGAGCACAGAATgttgtgagtaaacaatgccacaTGATTAAAGGGAGGTAACAAACAAGTATCCGACTCAACAAAATTACATTCTGCAGAGATTAAGAGAATACAGAACAAATTACTATAGAAAGACTAATAGGTGGGTAGAATGCATCACATAACAGGATTGTAAGGACTGAAGGCAGGCATGTGAGATAGTATGAAAGGCACAGTCAGGAGCAAGGGCTGAATTGGGGAAGGAAACAGTGAAACTCTTCCAAGTATCACGCACTTGGGGACCAAACTGAGATCACTCCCAGGCTGCACAGACATGTACAGTGATTATACATGCTCTGCTGGGCTCAGTACTGCTTTACAGCTTGGTGGCTCCAGGGATCAGATACAAAAAACAAGGGGCTGCAGTCTCCTCAGCTCTAGGCACATCCCAAGCTCCCTCATATGTGAAACCAAGATAAGCTATCACTCACAACAGATTGTACAGATCTTCATACTATGAAAAagagggcagttcacacctctctgaCATGCTgttccaggctgtctgcagactcagacatCACTACATTCAGTTCACATTCACAAACCACACACCAGCTTGATGAACTGGCCCAATTCGCCCCATGGTTGGGGAAAGGGATGGAGAGAAAGGGAGTGATTAGGAAAGAAGCTTAGAGCACaacggccgggggggggggggcggtgaagAAAGAGAGCAGATATGTAAGCAGGAGATGAGTGGTGATGACGTTTGAGCTACATGTAGAAGAAAGGAAGCCATATTGAAGGAAGatgtggctggagcagcaggatAGCAAATGATTCTCAGTTGCCACTGATGGCAGTCTTTGGAATGATTACAATTGGGAAATACAGGAAGCCAGGCTATGGGGCCAAGCAAAAACCTCTGAGCAGCTCtgccagaggggaaggggaaggggaggacatGATGAAGGATCACTCAGAAGAGCACTGACTTGCAGGTGCCCAGGAAGGTACGATCATCTGTGTCAGGCCACTGGTCTGAGGAGGTGTCAGGAAGGACTTGGGAGAGGAATTTCAGTGCAGTGAAGTGGGGAAGTCAAATTTGAAGAGAAGAGGCAGCATGCTGCCCTGAAGGGCAACAAAATACAGTTTAGAACAGAACTCAATCCAGGATGTGGGCCCGTCTAAACCTGTGGCTCTGCATCTGAGCAGCACACTGGGACAGAATGCAAATGCTAACTCAGTCTTTATTGGTACTTAGATTGGAACCTCTTTGGGGCAAGcatctctttttgttctgtgtttgcacagcacctagcacggtgGGGTCCTGCTCCtcgactagggctcctaggtgctacggtaATTCAAATAAATCACTCAGCAGCTAGAGCAGAGATCACTTGCTgtacagaactggacacagacaGGGCTAACCCAAGGAGAAAGGGCTGGCTGCCATCTCTGCCGTGGGTGCTTTAAATGGGAACTGGACACAACATATGACTTTTATGGTGATACCAAGTGCCACAGGCTCACATGCCCAGTGGGGTAAGATTATTTGCTGAGCAGTTTTCCTACTGGTGACAAACCAAAACCCTAAACTCCAGATTCTTGCCTGCACCTGCAGGCTTTGCTGCACTTCCCAGCCTGCAGAACAAATGGAAACATATGCAGGTCTGGCCACACCTAGCTCCCAACTGATGGCTGCTCCCATACAGTTTGTCTTCTCCCCGCCATGGAGAGAAACATACCTGGATTCCCCAGAATGTGCTGCCTTATAACCTGCTGAAATTCCACACACCTTCCTAGAAGATGGGCGTCTCAGTCTCAGCATTTCTTAGCCAGTTGTTTCAGACTGTCCCCCTGCAGCATCAAAACCAAACAAGGGATTTCAAGTGAAAGGAGAATGGTTGTGAGCCCATTCAAACCAAGACTGCTGCTGGACCTAACAGATTTCTCAGAGCTGGTACACGTGAGCCTGGGCTGGAGAACTCCCCCTTTTATATAAAGGGCTTGGTCAGAGAAGGAGTTTGGTCAGAAAACTACAGAGACAGAAAACCACTGCCATACTTGGGACCCAGGGGGAGTGGAGTTCTGCCCCAGGGGACATCTAGCCCTGTAAAGATTTTACGGGGTCTGGGAGGCTGACCAGAGGGCTGCCATGTCACCTGAGAGTCTGATGAACAAGGATGGATGTAAAAAGGGTTTAAAAACTTTAAAGTCCTGCCAGACTccacctcccttccctctcctcccccacaactcaaAGTCAGTCAAAGCAAGCGTGGCAGGAGCATGTGGGGCAGGATGCTAGGGCTGGGAGGAGTCCATGACAACTCCATACCccatacccccccacccccaccacaccaaCTTTTCTCTGAGGTTAAAGAAGTCCAAATCACTTCTTTTGCTCACTTTCCTCCTGTCCTTGTCCTCATGGCAAAGGCTGCTCCAAGACAGGAGCCCAGAAGGGCACAGATGTCTGCCCACAGATTGTTAAGTGGGTTCACAGCCTCCAGAGCCTGCTGGACTCTTTACTTCTTTTAGATGCCCAAAACAGCCACAGCTGCAAGACATCCACTTCCCCTCTGCAGCTGGTCAGAAGATTCCACACCATACTCTTAGACACAGACCAGGTTAGTGATTCAGACTCAATTACTGAAACTTATTACATCTAGGAATGAAACTGCAAATCCGGATAGAGCTCCCGCAACTTCACCCCTTTGGTCTGCACTAGCTCCCTTCCGAAAAGCGTCCAATTAAAGCTTTCTGTCCTGATAGCCAACACCCCATGGATTGGCTCAACCTACCCAACAGTTCATCTCTTACTCCATTACCATGACCTCCCATCACAACTATGTTCCCCTGGGACAATTAACCTGTCAACCCCTAAGGGGAAGCTCATAAGTGCAGAAAAGAACTATCACGAGGGCTGGAATTGGACTGTGCCGCTCAGGCCTGCACAAGATGAGACCACAGGCCTCACAGGTTAAGAGCCAAATGCAAACTGTAGACGTTCAACTTAGCACTCCCTCCGTGAGATTTCACACACAGTGTGGGGCTTGGGAGAAATTGTTTTGATACTTTTAACTCTTATGAATTATGGTGACATAGACCATGCAGGTACCTAGAGGGCCCTGAGGATTTCCAGCCCAGCTGCGCAAAGACAAGGAGTTTCAAAAAGCTAAGATGATTTTCTAAGTTCACACATCAGTAGTGTGGGAAGGACAACCCTCTCCTCCCTGTTCTCATCTAGGCCACGGCCCCATGCTGCTGCAGAATCCTCTTCAGAGCTCCCTCAAGCAGCCACCTGTCAACCGATCATCCCAGCAGAGGGTGCAGGGGGAAAACAAAGCCCTGAATTCTGGCCTGGAAAGGCCTTCCCTTCCTTGCCGTGTCCACTCGGTCTCCCCACAGCTGTCAGGTGGTGTTATAAAGCAACTGCGACCACCAGGAAGGCCCAAGAATCTCATCTTGAGAGGACTGTAATTGTCCTCCATTCCTTCAAACAAGATACTGACGCACTCCTGTCCACATCAGTGCTTACTCTCTGCCGGCTGCAGTCCCTCCTCTCCGACCCCTGGGCTGCTGATTTCCTGGACAGCCTGCAGGGCACTGGGGGCAGGACTATTTCTCCTTCTCCCGCCACACCTCCCGGCTGGACTTGAGGAAGTCACTGCGCAGTAAGCGGTAGAAGAGGATGATGTTCATGGGTGTCATGATGGCCATGCCCACTGTGCCCACAGTATATGTTGCCAGCGGAATGTTCTCACGGTTTAGGACCAGCCAGCGTGTCATCCAGGCCAGTGTGGTGATGCGAAACACTACGTAGGTGCCCAGATTTATGATGCTGTTGAGCCGGTAACAGGTGGTGTGCACCAGGTTGGCCATTAGCAGGATCTGTCGCAGATGCAGGAAGATGGAGTTAATCTCTACAAGCAAAGCCACAAGAGCGAATCCAATATATTGATGAACCAGCACTGCCACGCTAAAGCAGATAATCACCtgaatgtgagagagagagagagaagaaggggGTTACCCAGCAGTCTGATCTTCTGTCCCAGGGCAGGGAAATGGTGAAGTTACCTGTCAGGAACTAGTTCTCGGCCACCACACTCAACAAAGTGGGACTGATGCAGGCGAAAGAGGCAGTGGCTGCCATGCAGGACTACCCCCCCACTCCAAAGTCTTTCTTGCCTGCTGGTAGGCCTGGCGCTACCAGGGGCAAAGGGGACATTTGCCTTTCCCAACTATCTTCCAGGGGCCCAAAATCATTGTCAGAAAGGCCAAAACATGTACAAAGTTATCCACTGCTAAGCAGTGGAACAGCAGCAATTTGGTGAGTCTTCACCCTTTgtgtaaatcagtgcaaaagACTGAAATGGCAGCAAAATTTTACTTTTGTAAACTCTTAAAATCCAAGATTTGTCAAGGGTCTAACTAGCCCCTGGACTCCTGGAAggttgcttgttttttaaatagagacaTACAGGGACCCCAAAATACCACCTGCCCCCTCTGCCCAATAAGGGACCTTACGACAGCCCTCCTGCAGGGCTTAGAAGCTCTGTTCTGATGCTGTAAACCCTGCAGGACCCTGATTCCCATTACTTTTCCATCCCATTTCCATTAAGTCAATAGCCTGCTGGTATCATCCCATCCCTTTGTACAGTGCTGGACAACCTCTTCTGATGTAAGCTGAACAAACGGACGAGGAAGGGCAAACCAAGGTGCTAGGCCCTCAATACGGAAGAGGAGAAAGGAACACCAGGAGCAGCTACTGCAGCCAGAGACCTAGCCCTGCATTTATGGCCTGGGGAATGTTGTTTGGGCCCCAAGCAGGGAAAATTGGCCCCACTCCAACAGGAATTTCCTAGCACTCAGCAAACAGGAAAAACAGCTGAGCAGCAAGATGAGAAGGGAAAACTCATAGTCCAGGGCTGCAGTTAGTGGTAGAACTAAGCAGCACACAGAGGAGCTCAGGGagttccctccaccccacccccatccccgaTGCCCCCATGACAGACTCACTCTCTCAAGGGATTAAGGAACTTTGGTGCACTATAGACAGCCCTGCGGCCCCCTCACTGAAAAGTTACAGCCACTCAAGGAAGGAAATGCCAGGCGCAAGTCACACAAGGCGAGAGACGCCCAATAGAAAGAGGAAGACAGGGCACTGCGCTCTTCCCCGGGGGACTGGGATGAGCAGCTGCAAgggtggagaagtaggaaggatTTCATGCTCCTTGTTCCCTCCAGAGGTCATGGGGAAGAGAGATCTGTGTGCCTGAGAGAGAGTTAGGGCCCCTACCTGTCATTTAGTCCATTAATGCTGCCCTCCGCACTGGCTCTTTAATGAGATTATTTGCTTCCTGCCGGTTAAGCTCCCTGGCTTGGCCTGAATTAGATGCATTATTGCAATGACCTTTTGACCCATCCAGCAGCAAGCCCAGATGACACAGCAGGCAGGGCCTTGCAGGACCCTGTGAGAGGAGCAGGTCTAGCCACTGCACCAAATCACCCTCACCCTCTGGAGTCCACCAAGCTCCTCCCATAGGTTCCAGCACAGCACCTCTCAGATCTGCCTGCCACACCTGCCCCCACCAGAtactcctgctcctcccctgcccccagagggaaATGCAAAATGCTCATGAGCTGTTACTCAGTCCATTCCTCAGCACCCTCCCACTACAGTCATTAGGGACTGAGGCCCCAAATAGCCAGGCAGGCACCATGGTACAGAGTTACTGCCCAGGCCCTGGTTCACCGTCACTGGAGCTCCGTACTGGCCTCCGCATTTACCTCTGTATTCTCTCCCCCTACTGCTGGGTAAGGAGTGCagacagggcttaaattctcagagtaTTTCCCAGAGTGCACcatgccctctctccccccattcgCTACAGGGGGTatcatggggctcagggcttcagctcaGCAGGGGGCACCCTGAGGCCCCGCAAGCCCCCGaaactgcacacacaccccaagggCCACGGTCCCCCAGTTGAGAACTGCAATAGCATCAAGCTAAGTATTTACCGGAGCTCCGCTctggacagctccagctgaatttaagccctgagtGCAGGTTGTACTGGCCCTAGCCAGTGCAGGGAGGGACTGGTGGGGGAGAGATGGTGGGGGACAGCTGATGAGGGGCAAGCAAGTTGTTTGGGTTTTGTTCTGCAGTTCACGTGCTGGAGTGTGTCAGTTCACACAGACCCCAAGCCCCTTTACTAAATGCCTGTGCCTAGGGAGATCAGTGCGCTTAATGGAAAGAGCCGAGTCCCCCGCACTGGGAACCAGAACTCATTCCGAGGTGAAGAAGTGAGATTCCAGGAACAGTACGTGGCGGGAACTGGTGCAATGACCTCTCTTGGCAGAGATTCAAGTTGTGTGAAGCAGATATgggatgggctgggctgggctgcctccCATCCTAGCAGAAAGCACAGGTCACTGTTTGTATAACGCTGGATTATTAGTTATGAAACAGCCTCAGCCTGGGAGTCTGCAATGAGAACAGCCTTCCAGTCTTCTACTTTCTCCGCCCCATGGGATAGTCCCCAGCCCAGTGCTGCCAAGACCCCACCAGACATCACCCTAGGCTCTTTCTGTGAGCAGAAGGGGCTGCTCCCCTGGCACTAGCGCACCCCCAGTTTGACTAGAGGGAGGGGGACTGGGCAAGAGTGATGCAGAATGCACACAGATGACACAGGCTCATGCGCACATCAAAATTAGCGTCATCAGCTTTAGTACCAGGAGGGACTCACTGTAAGAAAAAATTACTGCCTAGTGTCTCCCTCACGTTTGTTCTTCCTTCTCttgccttcccccttccctccactcctCTCTGCCCTTTCTCTGGCTGGCCTGaggcctcttcccctccctttctAGAGAACACTTCATACTGTCAGTTGATTTTTGCTGTTCCCTTTTCCCTTGGACATTCTTCTCTCCACTGATTAAGGACTTGAGGGGCACATTCGCCACCCTGGTTATTTGCCCTTTGATAGTGAATAGCTGGAGGAGTGAGACTGGCACATCTCTTTACTCTTCATTCTGAAGTCCTTCCTTTCTCCTCACTTCATCTCACTATTTCATCTGTCCCACTACTgtctccctctcccagccccctcaAGTTTATACGC
This genomic window contains:
- the TLCD2 gene encoding TLC domain-containing protein 2 → MGLSPGLLLVGGSFAAFRLLNRGLERLVPPPRAALRNRWKWRNIWTSFAHSLLSGAGALLGFYFHPQMAEDLIGTHSPAARSVVSVSIGYFLQDFVDMLCNQKLHQSWELLFHHSVVIICFSVAVLVHQYIGFALVALLVEINSIFLHLRQILLMANLVHTTCYRLNSIINLGTYVVFRITTLAWMTRWLVLNRENIPLATYTVGTVGMAIMTPMNIILFYRLLRSDFLKSSREVWREKEK